The following nucleotide sequence is from Roseovarius indicus.
GACCATCACCAATAGCGGTGCCGAAGTGACCAACCCGAACCGCAATGTCGGCCGGGCCATCGTTGCATCCATCGGCATCTGCGTTATCGTTTATCTTCTGGTCGCCTTCGCCGTCGGCTCCAGCCTTAGCCTTGAAGAGATCATCGCCGCAAAAGACTATGCCCTTGCTGAGGCCGCAGGGCCAACCTTGGGCCGAACGGGGTTTTACTTGACCGTTCTTCTCGCCATCGTCGCGACGTCCTCAGGACTAATCGCAAGCATTTTTGCGGTCTCCCGAATGCTTGCCATGCTGACCGACATGAAACTGATCCCCCACAGCCACTTTGGTATGCCGGGTGCGATCCGAGACCATACTTTGGTCTACACCGTGGTAATCGCCAGTTTCCTAGCGGTATTCTTCGACCTCAGCCGGATCGCCTCACTTGGTGCGTTCTTCTATCTGGTGATGGACATCGTCATCCATTGGGGCGTGTTCCGGCACCTGCGACAGGAAATCGGCGCCGTGGGGGCCGTTCTGCTTAGCGCGATCGCGCTCGACATCGTCGTGCTGGCGGCGTTCACCGCGCTGAAGTGGAAGAGTGATCCATTGATCGTGCTGGTCTCCATCGGGATGATGGTCGCTGTCTTTGCCTTCGTGGGGCTGTTTTTGCGCCATCGTCCACCACAAGAGGCTCAATCCGAATCTCACTCGCAAATGTAGGACAACAGACGATGCTGACCGCCGTCCTTCCGTTTCCCGACATCGGCCACGAAGTCTTTTCGGTCGATTTTTGGGGTTTTCACCTCGCGCTGCGCTGGTACGCGCTCGCTTACATCGTTGGCATCGTAATAGGTTGGCGAATTTGCGTTCGGACCGTCAGGCGTCCTGCGCTCTGGTTGGATGCTGGGCCACCTATGAAGCCCGCGCAACTGGACGATCTGCTCACGTGGATCATCCTCGGTGTCATCTTGGGCGGACGCCTTGGCTACGTTCTGTTCTATCAGCCGCAATACTACTTGCAAAACCCCCTGGAGATCCTGATGGTCTGGCAAGGCGGCATGTCCTTCCATGGTGGGTTTCTCGGGGTGACGGTCGCCGGGCTTGTCTTCTGTATCCGCCAGCGCGCGTCGTTTCTTGGGACTGCGGACCTTTTGGCTCTGGCCGCGCCACCGGGGTTGTTGCTCGGACGTCTCGCCAATTTCACCAATAACGAGCTTTGGGGCCGGCCGACTGACGTTCCCTGGGCGGTGATCTTCCCGGGAGAGGCCGCGCAAGCCTGCCCAGGCGTAGTGGGGCTATGTGCGCGGCACCCTTCGCAGCTCTACGAAGCGTTGCTCGAAGGAGTGGTGCTGGGCATCCTGCTGCTGGTTCTGGCATGGCGAAAGGGTTGGCTGAAAAGGCCTGGTGCCCTGACAGGGGTGTTCCTTGCGGGCTATGGCATGTCGCGGGCCTTCGTCGAGTTCTTCAGGCAGCCGGATATGCAATTCGTGAGTGAGGATAACCCAATCGGACACGCCCTGCATTTCGGAACCTGGGGACTAACGATGGGGCAGGCGTTGTCTCTGCCAATGATCTTTGCCGGACTGGCATTGATCTGGTGGGCTTTTCGCATGCAAAAGCGAGATCCCGACCAAAAGACAACCGAGACAGTGTAAGTTTCGATCCGCTCGAACGTATGTAATGAAACGCTGCGCGCCATTTATCCCAAAACGAGAATCAAGTCATCCGACAGTGAAAGTTCCGGAATATGAAGGTTCTCTGGTGCGGGTCCCTTTCTGATGCGTCCGGCGGTGTCATAATGTGAACCGTGGCAAGGGCAGAACCAACCTCCAAAATCGCCGGAGCCGTTTCCAAGCGGAACGCATCCCAGATGGGTGCAAACGCCAATCATGACCAAATACTCTTCGCGGCCAGGAACTGCCCGGTGCTCATCGGTCGCCGCCACGTCCCCGTCGAAGTTGGGATTTCTTGCGATCGCATCCGGTAGGTCGGCGACATTTTCGGAACGCGCCGCAGCAATTTCCTCTTCGGTTCGATAGCGGATGAACACCGGTTTTCCCCGCCACTTGACAGTGAGCTGTGTGCCAGGTGTCAGCTCGGAAATATCCACGCGGATATTGAGCAAAGCCCTGACATCAGCAGCAGGGTTCATCTGGTTAACCAGCGGCCAGATCGCCGCGCCCGTGACTACGGCCCCTGCTCCGGCAGTTGCAAAATATAGGAAATCGCGTCGCTCTGTATGGTCAATAGACTTTGTCATGACTTTTTTTAGGGGACTTCAGCAGTGGAAGCTCAAGCAGATCTTTGTAACAGACTGTATCGCTACCGGCCGGAACGGTATTGCGGGGGTTTTCGTGGCAAGGTAACGCATCGTGATTGACAAGCTCAGATATCGCGACTGGTTGTCTCGGCATTTTCTTCGGCGTCCAAACCGGCAAGATCCCAGACATCTACGCGACTGCCTTCGACGACGACATTGATGTAAGCGGGGTCTAGCCTGGCCATCGCGCTTGCGTGGCTTGCCACCATTGGCGCGGTGGCCTCCTCCAAGGTCGTCTCGGAAGTCGCGGTAATAACATTTGTCGTCAAGACATCTTGCGCCTGCATTGCTTTCTCCCTTTTCACATTCGGCGTGAGAGATGGCCTTTGAGGTTTGATGTAAACGTATTTCAATCGTGAGGCACTCCCAGCATTTCGGCGTCCGCATGGTCCATCAGCAACTGTATGAGTTCGGGTATATCCGCTGCAGAGAGCTTGGTCTGCTCTTCGGGGTCGTGGACAAACGCAATAATATCGGCCAATTCCTGACCTGATAGATTGATCACATCGCCCAGTTCATAGCGCTGCATCATCACCATGCTTTCAGCGCCGCGCCACATGCGCGCGGCAAAGTCGAAGGGGTTCATAGGCTGGTCCATGAATCTGGCGTCCAGCGGCGGTGCATTTTTGCCCCCAACACCGTTCACCGAGTGGCAAACAACACATGCTTTCGAAACGAATAAAAGGCGGCCGTTGGTAGGATCCATAGGGGGAAAGATCAGTCCGGAGGCCATTTTCGTGTCTGGCATTATAGCTGTATGAGACGTGGCCTTGGCCCGCGTATGCGCGGAAGCGATTGCAATGGCAATTGCGACTGCGCCGAACGCCCCAATACGAAACCGATGTACCTTCACCTGTTTCTACCACCGACCCTACTCGAAACTTGTGTTCCTGCGGCCCCCTCTATGATCTGTGCCGCGTCCTTTAATCTTCCGATACCTGCTAATCCACCGGAAGCAGCAAATGTTGCAGCCGCCGCTAGTTTTGGGGCCATTGACCCTGCGGGTGCATCGAATTGCAGGGCGTCCTGCGGCCGTAGCCACTTTACCTTCGTGGCTATGTCCGTTCCAAAATCCCTGTAGACGGCATCGACATCTGTCAGCAGTAGAAAGACGTCTGCCCCCAGCGACTTGGCGAGCACAGCGCTTGACGCGTCCTTATCGACGACCGCCTCGATCCCGGTCAGACTACCATCATCCTGCCGGATCACCGGAATCCCGCCGCCGCCGGTGCAGATAACCACCACTTCCGCATCGAGCAGCAACCGGATGACGCCGGTATCGGGAATTTCTTGCGGAGCGGGCGAGGCGACGACGCGTCGCCACTTAGCGCCGTCTTGCGACATCGTCCATCCATTTGCATCGGCAATGGTCTGTGCCTGCTGGCGATCATAAACCGGCCCCACGAACTTTGTCGGTTCGCCGAACGCCGGATCGTTGCGGTCTACCACGACCTGGGTCAGCAATGTGGCGACCGGTCGGTCGTGGTCCAGGACATTCTCAAGCTCCTGTTCGATCATGTAGCCGATCATTCCGGCTGTCTCCGCACCCAGAACATCCAGCGGATAACCATCGTCAGTAGGGTTTTGAAGCGCTAGCAGCCCGACTTGTGGACCATTGCCGTGTGTGATGACCAATTGGTGCCCCGCGTGCAGTATGTCGGCGAGGGCCCGCGCCGCGACCTGCGCGTTGTCTCGCTGGTTACTTGCGGTCATGGGCTGTCCGCGTTTCAGAAGGGCATTACCCCCGAGGGCTGCGACGACCAGCATGGCTCAGTTCCCCAATGTGGCGACGAGGACGGCCTTGATGGTGTGCAATCGGTTTTCCGCCTGATCGAAAACAATGGAGGCCGGACCTTCAAACACCTCCTCCGTCACTTCCATCGCCGTAATGTCGAAATGCCTGGCAATCTCGGCGCCGACCTCGGTCTCGTCACTGTGGAACGCCGGCAGGCAATGCATGAATTTGGTGTGCGGATTGCCGGTTTGCGCCATTACCTGCTTTGTCACCTGGTAAGGTTTGAGCAGTTCTATCCGCTCAGCCCATTTTTCTTTTGGCTCGCCCATCGAGACCCAAACATCAGTGTAAATGAAGTCGACACCCTGCGTTGCGTCGTCTACCGCGTCGGTCAGCATCAGCCGAGCACCGGTTTGATCAGCAATTTCTGAGGCTTCGCCGCGAATTTCTTCCGTTGGCCAGAGGTTTTCCGGGGCACACAAACGCACGTCCATGCCCATCTTGGCCCCACCGATCAGCAGGCTGTCACCCATGTTGTTCCCAGCGTCGCCCAGAAAGGCAAAGGCGATTTGCTTGAGCGGCTTGTCCGAGTGCTCCTGCATGGTCAGGAAATCCGCGAGGATCTGGGTCGGGTGAAACTCGTCCGTCAGGCCGTTGTAGACCGGCACGCCCGCATATTGCGCAAGCGTCTCGACAATGGGCTGTCCGAAACCACGATATTCGATTGCGTCATAGACCCGCCCCAGGACGCGGGCGGTATCCTTGACGGTCTCTTTCTTGCCCAGATGCGATCCCGACGGCCCGAGATAGGTGACATGCGCGCCCTGATCGTGGGCCGCCACTTCGAAGCCCACGCGCGTGCGGGTGCTGTCCTTCTCGAAGATCAGCGCGATTTCCTTGCCGGTCAGGCGCGGCACCTCGTAGCCGCTGTACTTGGCGGCCTTAAGATCGGCCGAGAGTTTCAGTAGAAAGGCGATCTCCTCCGAGCTGAAATCGCGCAGCGTCAGGAAATGGCGGTTTCTCAGATTGTAGGACATGGGATTTCCTTTCCTCAGAGGGGGTCCCGGATGGTGGGGCAGCTCATGCAGTGGCTGCCGCCACGCCCCCGGCCGAGCTCGGCCCCGGGAATGGCCAGCACTTCGATGCCGGCCTTCTCGAGCGCAGCATTGGTGTCGTCGTTGCGGTCGTAGCCGATCACAACGCCCGGCGAGAGCGCCAGCACGTTGTTGCCGTCGTTCCACTGCTCGCGCGACTGCTCGGCTGCGTCCGCGCCGCCCGTGGGGACCAGGCGGAGTTCCTTGAAACCCAGAACCTCGGCCGTGATCTCGAACAGGTGCCGGGCATCCCGCCGGATATCGAGCGGCGCCTTTCCTTCGCCGGGGCGCAGGTCATAGCAGGTGATCGCGTCGGCCACTTCCTTGAACGTGGTCACGACATCCCCCCCGCAATGGGTAAAAACGGTATCCAGATGCATCGCCGCGCGCGACCGCGGCATCTGACAGGCGATGACGCGCTGCACGTCGCCGCTGGCGAATAATGCCTCGGCAAGCTGTCCGACAGCCTGGGGCGTCGAGCGTTCGCCCATACCGACCATGACCACGCCGTGCCCGATTGGCATGATGTCCCCGCCCTCTAGCGTGGCCGCACCGAAATCCCGCGTCGGATCGCCGAACCAGACCCGCGCCTTGCCCGCAAAGGTCGGATGAAACCGGTAGACTGCCGCCATTAGTAGCGTCTCGGGTCGGCGCGCCGCGAAATGCATCGGGTTTAGCGACACACCACCATAGACCCAGGCGGAATTGTCGCGAGTGAAAATGAAATTCGGCAGTGGCGGGAGCACAAAACCGTGCTGTCCTAGATAGCTACCGAACATGCCTGAAGGGGTGAAGGGCAGATCATCTACCGTGAACCCGCCAACGAGGTAGCGAGCAAGATCTTCTCCGGGCAATTCTTCCATCCAGGCGCGCAAATCGTCGCGCATACCTACGCCAACATCGTTACGGGTGATGCGATGGTCCAGAACCCAAGCACGCGCGTCTGCAATATCCAGCGTTTCGGCGAGCAGGTTCATCGCGTCTAAGACTTCGACCCCCCCCTCGCGCATGATCGCCGAGAAGACATCGTGATCGCGGATCGCCTGCTTGACCCAGAAGACATCGTCGAACAGCAGTTCCTCGCGATTGTCCGGGGTCAGGCGCCGATGGGCGAGGCCGGGTGGCGAGACGATAACCTGCCGCAGCTTGCCGGTTTCGGAATGAACGCCAAGAGCATGATCGATCATGGAAGGTCTCCTTCGATCTAGAGGGTCGCGGCAACGCTGAGCGCGGCCATGATGAAAATCGCGAGGATCAGCAGGAGCGGCCAAACAAAAACCACCCAGCGGTCGAAGGACACGCGGCCGATCGCCAGACCGCCAATTACGACCGCCGAGGTCGGCGTGATAAGATTCACGAGGCCGCTCGCCGATTGATAGGCTGTCACCACAAGATCACGGCTGACACTGGCAAAATCCCCCAAAGGGGCCAGGATCGGCATCGACAGGACCGCGAGCCCCGAAGACGACGGCACCAGAAAGCTCATCCCGATCTCGATCCAGAGCATCAGATTGATGAAGGCAATCTCGGATAGGCCACCCAACGTGTCTGCGGCGCTGTTGAGGATAGTGTCGGCGATTAAGCCCTGTTCCATGATCACTACGATTCCGCGTGCCAAGCCGATCACCAGCGCCACGCCAAGCAGGTCTTTCGCCCCGTCGACAAAAGCAGAGGTCAGTTTCTTCTCCCCCATCCGCGCGACCAGGCCTACGACGATGGCCATGCCGAAGAAGAGCGCCCCCATCCGTGCCATCCACCAACCCTGGCTCGACACGCCCCAGATCATCACCGCGAAGGTGGCGAAGAAAAGGACCAGCACCAGCTTCTGAGTTCCTGTCAGCTTCGGTTCGGTGAATTCAGCATCGTCAGCGCCCAGAAATATCCGACGATGTGCATCGTGCTGCTTGGCGACCACCGAGCGGGACGGATCGGCCTTCACCTTTGAGGCGTAGCGCATCACGTAGGCGATGCATGTCAGAAGCCCGCCGATCAGGATGACCAGCCGCAACGCCATGCCCTGGGTAAAGGGTATCCCCGCCGCGTTAGATGCGATTACGGTTGCAAACGGGTTGATCGTGGAGCCGAGGGTGCCGATGCCCGCCCCGATCAGGATGATCGCGACGCCGGTAACGGCGTCAAATCCCGCGGCTATGACTACCGGGATCAGCAGCGCATAAAAAGCCAGTGTTTCCTCGGCCATACCATAGGTCGTGCCGCCCAAGGCGAACAGTGACATCAGGATCGGGATCATCCAGATCTCGCGCCCCTTCATGCGCCCCATGGCTGTTTGGATACCAGTATCGATGGCTTTGGTGGCGTTCACCACACCCAGAAACCCGCCGAGCAGGAGCACAAACAACGCAACGTCGATCGCATTGGCCGCATAGCTGTCCGGATCGTAGAACCCGGCGACGGGCGCAAGCATCACATCGACGAAACCCTGCGGATTGGGCTCGACCGTCTGATAGGTGCCCGGCACCGCGATCTCGCGTCCGACCTCTTCGTTCATCGCGCGATCATATTGCCCCGCAGGAATGATCCATGTGAGCGTCGCGACAATGACGATCAGACCGAACAGGATTGTGTAAGCCGTCGGAAACCATGACGCCATACCATCAGTGTGTGCTTCCCTATCGGTTGGATTGTCGGACATGGGTTCACTCCCGTTTTGTCATTGAGTTGCGTCATGTGTCTGCGTGAGATTTGGCAAGAAGGCGGGAACACGCGCGGCATAGGCGTCGAACCTGGCCCCAAACGAGGCCCGGGTTTCCCGCTCCTCTGCGCGAGCAAGCCGCACGTACATCCAGATCAACACCGGATACATTGCCAGTGTCAGCAATGTCGGCCACTGGACCAGAAAGCCGGTCAAAACGAGGATGAAGCCCACGTATTGCGGATGTCGGACTCGCGAATAGGGACCACTGGTAGCCAGCGTACCGTTCCGTTGGGCTTGGTAGAGCACTCGCCAGGCAGCCGAGATCATCCAGAATCCAAGCCCGATCAGAACGAAGCTCAGGATGTGGAAAGGGCCAAAATGCGGGTTGGTCTGCCAGCCGAAGAGCATTTCCGGAAGGTGGCCGGCATCGTGCGAAAACCAGTCAATGCCCGGATATGAGGTCTGCAACCAACCGGACAGCAGGTAAATCGTGAGAGGAAAGCCATACATTTCAGTAAACAGCGCAACGAGAAACGCGCTGAAAGCTCCAAAGCTGCGCCAGTCGCGCGCCGTTTGCGGCTTGAAGAAGCTGAATGCAAACATGATGAAAATGGCCGCATTCAGCAGGGCAAATATCCACAGCCCATATCCTGGATCATGCATCATGACTTGTCACCTCCGCCATGACCCCCGTGCCCGCCATGCATGAAGAGATGCATTACGACGCATCCAAGAAGAAGCAGCGCGAGAAACCCATTGCCGCCGAAAATATGGACACGATGTTCGAATGCGAGGAGGAACGCTCCAATCCCCAGAGCAATCAGAAGAAAGACGCCTGTGCGAGATTTCCAAAAGCCCTTTTCCTGATTGTCGTGGTTATGATTATGCTCAGTCATTTACTTTGATCCTGTTGCTGTCGAAGGGAGAAATTGTCTGCCGTCATTGGCTCAGAACTTCAGTCGTCTCAGCCTCAAGGAGTTCAGCACAACCGACAGCGATGACGCACTCATCGCGAAAGCGGCGAAGATGGGGCCGATCAGGATGCCGAAGAATGGATAGAGTACGCCCGCGGCGATCGGCACGCCCGAGGCGTTGTAGATAAGCGCGAAGAACAGGTTCTGGCGGATGTTGCGCATCGTGGCGTGGCTCAGTTTTCGGGCTCGCACGATGCCGTCGAGATTGCCCTTGACCAATGTGAACCCCGCGCTTTCGATGGCCACATCCGCTCCCGTGCCCATCGCGATTCCAACATCTGCCTGGGCAAGTGCGGGGGCGTCATTGACCCCATCGCCGGCCATGGCGACCTTTCGGCTCTGTTTTTGCAGCTCGCGGATAATACGCGCTTTGTCCTCGGGCAGTACATCAGCGCGAATCTCATCAATGCCGAGGCGGCTAGCGACGGCCTGCGCGGTGCGCTCGTTGTCGCCGGTCGCCATGATGATCCGAAATCCTTGTTCATGTAGCGCCTTGAGGGCCGCGGGAGTAGTTTCCTTGACCGGGTCAGCGACGCTGACCAATCCGGCAATCGTGCCATCCAGTACGATGAACATTACGGTCTCGCCTTCGTCGCGCCGCGCGTTGGCGGTGTCGACCAGCGCGCCGCTATCCAGTCCCATGTCGTGGATCAGTGCTGCATTGCCAAGCGCAACCGACTTGCCGTCGACGCGGCCTTTGACGCCCTTGCCGGTCACCGCTTCGAAGTCCTCGGCCTTGGTGAAATCGACACCGCGCTCCTCTGCCCCGCGCACGATGGCCTCGGCCAACGGGTGTTCTGAGCCGCGCTCCAGCGATGCGGCCAAGCGCAAGACTTCGGCCTCGTCATGTCCTTCCTCGGGCAGCACCGCGACCAGTTTGGGCTTCCCTTCGGTCAGCGTACCAGTCTTGTCCACTATCAGAGTGTCGATCTTTTCAAACCGCTCCAGCGCTTCGGCGTTCTTGATCAGCACGCCCATCTGCGCACCCGTGCCCGTGGCGGTCATGATCGACATTGGCGTGGCAAGACCAAGCGCACAGGGACAGGCGATGATCAGCACAGCCACAGCCGAGACGAGGCCATAGGCCATTGCGGGATCAGGCCCCCAGATCGACCAGACGATGAAAGACACGATTGCGACGGCGATGACCGCTGGCACGAACATCCCCGCGACCTGATCGGCGTATTTCTGGATCGGCGCACGGCTGCGCTGTGCGTTGGCAACCATCTGCACGATCTGGGAAAGCATTGTATCCGCCCCGATGCGCGTGGCCTCGATGACCAGGCTGCCGGTGCCGTTGATCGTGGCCCCGGTAACGGGTTCGCCCGCGACCTTCTCGACGGGGACGGGTTCTCCGGAAATCATCGACTCGTCCACCGAGGAGCGGCCTTCGACCACCACACCATCGACCGGAACCTTGTCGCCCGGGCGCACGCGAATGTGATCGCCCAGCTGCACCTGGTCCAACTCGATTTCCTCTTCGGTGCCGTCGGGGCGGATCACCAGCGCCGTCTTGGCGGCCATGTCCAGCAAGGCCCGGATCGCCTTGCCGGTGCCTTCGCGGGCGCGCAGTTCCATCACCTGGCCCAGCAGAACCAGCGTTACGATCACCGCGGCGGCCTCGAAATAGACGCCGACGTTTCCGTTCTCGTCGCGGAACCCGGCCGGGAAAATCTGCGGCGCGATGACCGCGATGATACTGAAGATATACGCCGCACCTACACCCATCGAAATCAGGCTGAACATGTTGAGGTTCATCGTCCGGAACGACTGATAGCCGCGCACAAAGAATGGCCAACCCGACCAAAGGATCACGGGAGTTGCAAGCGCGAGCTCAAACCATAGTGAGGTGCGTTTGCCCAGCAGTTCCATGAAATATGTGAAACCCACGAAAGGACCCATCGCTAAAACGAGAACGGGGATCGTCAGCACGGCACCAGCCCAGAATCGACGGGTAAAGTCGACCAGTTCGGGATTCGGGCCATCATCCTCAAGGCTGACTGTTTCAGGCTCCAACCCCATGCCGCAGATCGGGCAGGATCCGGGGCCAGGATGGCGTACCTGCGCATGCATTGGGCACGTATAGACAGTGCCGTTGAAACCCTCCGGCACGGTGTCATAGTCGCCGTTCTTCACCCCGACAGTTGCGGCGCCATGCGCATGGGCGTGCCCAGAATGATCATGATGCCCTTGCTGCCCAACGTCACCTTCGGGCACTAGGAACATGCCGCATTTGGGACATTTCCCTTCCTCGGCGCTACGCACTTCGGGGTGCATCGAGCAGGTATAGACCGTGCCGGTATAGCCGTCTGGTACCATGTCATAGCTCTCGTCACCCTCTCTTTGCCTGCCGCCCCGGCCTTTCGTCACGTTCATCCTGCGTCCTTTCCTGTTCGCGATTGGCTCGTCACTATTGGATCGATGTAACCGACGCCCCCAACGCGCAGGGACGATGACCACAAGGTGGCTTCTGGGGGCAATCTTGTAGGGTTGTCATGCCTTCGCCTTGCGCGAAAAGAAGTTGAACGCCGGTACGAAAATCACGGCAATGTACCAGCCATAGGCGAAGCTCTCGACCAGCCCCAGAAAGACGCTTGGCCAGCTGATCCAAGTCACGCCGGGCAGAAGTGGCAGCCAGGCCTGATACATGGTGGCGGCCGGGAATATCAGGCCGAAGATAACGCACAGCACGAAGCTGATCGCCAGCAGAGTCCCAAGGGCCATTCCTAAGGGATAGATACGAACCGATTTGAAATCTGACATGATTTCTCCTTCCAAACCTTTCAAAGCTGCCTCGTTGAGGCGATGACTGCACCCACAGCCGAAGGGCTGTCACGAAGATTCCTGTATCGTTTTGTCACAATGTGCGCCCAAAAATGGCGTCCGATGTGTGATCTCGTTCGAGGGCAACCGGGATGGCTATCTCGCGATTTCGCCATGAGTAGGACGAATGGACGAAAAGCAGGGCACAGGAACCCGCAAAAACGCTAATTATGATCATGGCTATGAAACCTTTCTCTTGACGTATGTTGAACAGCTACTGATCTGTCCTTCTCGCTACGCGAGGCCGTGTCGCAACTGATCTCAATTTTTGCTGCAGCAGCATTTCCCCAAGGGTGCAACAGACGATCTGGCCTTGGGTCGGACTTCGGTAGCTGTGTTGACGGAACTGCCGCCACAGCACCCACCGGACTTTGCGGTTTGGGTTTGAGATTCATCGTTTTGGATGGATTTCTGAGCCATCTTGGTCTCCTTCAATCATGGTTTCATATTGGAGACGCCCACTACGACATTCCATTACAGGAAAATCGGTGAATTCCGCGACCCATCCGCCAGGTCACGCCGCTCCGATCATCAGCAACAAATCGGACTCGAGGCTATAGGGCGTAACGCCGAGATTTCGCGGTACGGGACCTTTTCCAATTCAACCCGACTGATCGCACTGCTATCAGTGGCACGCGCAAAACCACTCGCCGAACTCTCCAACGCTAGGGCCATCCTGACCCACCGGCAGACCCCCCAAATAGGTGGTGCACGCTCGAACCACGATTAACCCTTCACCGCCCTCCAGAGCCGATCTGTTCTGATTAATCGCTGTCAACTCCTAGTCGACGGTGGGGGTTTCCTTTACGTCGTCAATCGGGTCAACGAGCTGATCCAGAACTGTCGCTCGCGCCTCAGCGATCATCGCAGGCTAACGCCGCCATATAAAGACAGGATCTCCCGCCCAGTTAAACGCGCTCCCGGGTCCTATAGTAGCGTCCGTTAAATCGACGACACTGGTTGATTGGCTGATGATATCGGCCGAAGGGTTCATGTATTTGATCAGCGCCCAGGCAGCAGGACCCATTGCGACTACTCCCGCAACTGCAGTGGCGTAGTTGAGAAAGTCTTGCCAACGGTTACGTATGAGACATCAATTGTCTCTTTTTAAACCGGAGACCGTACTCCCCGACGCTTTATGTTGGTCGATTTCAAGACTGCCGTTAGCCGCAGTGCTGTTCTTTTGGTTTTTGCTGCTATCAGACTGCTCGTTCCGTAGCTTTGAATTGCTGGGCTCATTTGAAACAAAAGGACACGGTCTGTCGGCATCCAGCAGTAGAACTACGAGTTCGGTTGCCATATCGCGACGTAGTCCGGCAAGGAGGTAGGCGCAGTCCTTGGGTCCGAGGCCCAGAATTCTGGCCGCTTCAACCAGACTCTGGCCGTCACCTTCGATCCGTCGAAAGAGTTCTTGGGAAATCGGCGCATCGGCATGGTGCGAATGCGATGCGCATGCGCAGCCCATCCGGTGAACGAGACTAAACAACTCCGTTGAGGAGGCGAGGCGCCTATGGATTGCCGGATCCGATGTATTGTCCTCTCCGCTGATCATTTTGGTGTCTCCCGCCATGATGCCCGGATATGGGCTTTCACGGAAGTCGACGCTTCCTAGCAGAAACCATTACAAGCTTGGCCTATTCACCCAGCATTAGTTGGATGCGTCCTTGGGAGCACAGTGGGTCTGATCCTCGGGGTTTTCGCAGCCGATTGGAGGGCAGTAGCAGTCATCCCAACCTGTCTTGCAACACTTGCCACAATGACCCGTCAGCGCATCGCGCAAGGCCGCGCGGGCACGATGCAGACGCACGCCAAGAGCGTTGCGGGTCAGGCCCATGTCGACGGCGACCGCGGCACGATCCTCCTCCCCGAAGTCGATCCGACGAATCAATTCGGCATCTGCATCCCGCAGCGCCGGGATCAGACCATCCACGCAACGGCAAAATTGCGCCATCTGTGCGGGGGCATCATCAGCCAGTGCCTCGGGTTCACAGCCATACGCTTCGGTCAGGCGCCCGCGGCGAGCCACCTTACGGAAATGATCGTTCATCGTCGATCGCAAGATGGCGTAGAGCCAGGAATCCATTCGCTCCACATCTCGTAGCTGGTTTTTGCGCGTCAGCACCCGAACGCAGAATTCCTGCAAAACATCGTCCGCATCCGCCTTGTTGCCCAAGCGGCGCACCA
It contains:
- a CDS encoding RNA polymerase sigma factor, which produces MTEPDKETREPAQDRDPAEIALSEGRQAFMGFLVRRLGNKADADDVLQEFCVRVLTRKNQLRDVERMDSWLYAILRSTMNDHFRKVARRGRLTEAYGCEPEALADDAPAQMAQFCRCVDGLIPALRDADAELIRRIDFGEEDRAAVAVDMGLTRNALGVRLHRARAALRDALTGHCGKCCKTGWDDCYCPPIGCENPEDQTHCAPKDASN
- a CDS encoding ubiquinol-cytochrome c reductase iron-sulfur subunit N-terminal domain-containing protein codes for the protein MRNRWQDFLNYATAVAGVVAMGPAAWALIKYMNPSADIISQSTSVVDLTDATIGPGSAFNWAGDPVFIWRR